The Photobacterium sanguinicancri genome includes the window GAGGTTCAAGCGTTTGATAGTGTCAAGGTGTACCACAAAGCACTGACAGAAAATGAAATAGCCACATTATTTACGGAGCATTAATCAGGACTAACATTTAGTTTTAGCTGAATTACAACGCACGGGCTCATGCTTTTGAGCCCGTAGCACAGCGGCCAAACGGCTTATTCCCCCCTTAAATTAGCTAATCTCTTTTCTTTTCTGGTTTTTCCAACCAACTACCTTCTGTGACTTACCTCTCACATCTGTTCTTTATCGAATTTATCTGTATAATTCGCCGCCTAATAATTCGTGCTTTCATTTCTGTTGATTTGGCATATCTGACTAAGCAATTAGCCCATCTTATACCTAGGAATACTTCTTTGATCTCAACCGCTAACATCACCATGCAATTCGGCGCCGAGCCTTTATTTGAAAACATTTCTGCTAAGTTTGGTAACGGTAACCGTTACGGCTTAATCGGAGCCAATGGATGTGGTAAATCAACGTTCATGAAGATTCTTAGTGGTGCACTAACGCCAAGCTCTGGCAATGTGTCGATCACCCCTGGACTTAAGCTTGGCGTACTTAGCCAAGATCAGTTTGCTTTCGAGCAACACAACGTTATCGACGTTGTGATCATGGGCGACCGAAAACTATGGGAAGTCAAAAAAGAACGTGACCGTATTTACTCTCTACCAGAGATGAGTGAAGAAGACGGCATGAAAGTTGCTGAACTTGAAAGCGAATTCGCTGAAATGGACGGCTACACAGCAGAAAGCCGTGCTGGCGATATTTTGCTACAAGCGGGTATCGAAGAAGAATTCCACTTCGGTCTAATGCAGCAAGTAGCACCAGGCTGGAAACTGCGTGTGTTACTTGCACAAGCACTTTTCGCAAACCCAGATATTTTGTTACTAGATGAACCAACAAACAACTTGGATATTCATACTATTAACTGGCTGGCTGAAGAACTGAATCAACGTAAGTGTACAATGATCATCATCTCGCATGACCGTCACTTCTTAAATTCAGTTTGTACTCACATGGCAGACATCGACTATGGTGAGCTGCGCATTTATCCTGGTAACTATGAGTACTTCCTAGAAGCATCTGGTCTTATTCGCGAACAGCTACTCGCTGGCAATGCTAAAAAAGCGGCTGAAATCAGCGAGCTTCAAGACTTCGTAAACCGCTTTGGTGCAAATGCCTCTAAAGCGAAACAAGCAAGTTCTCGCGCCAAGAAAATGGATAAAATTAAGCTAGACGAAGTGAAATCAACTAGCCGTATTAGCCCATCAATTGACTTTGGCGAAGGTAAAAAACTGCACCGTCAAGCACTTGAACTACAAGATTTAGGCCATGGCTTCGATGATGGTTTACTGTTTGAAAAAGGTAACCTACTGCTAGAAGCAGGTACACGTTTAGCCGTTATCGGCGAAAATGGTGTGGGTAAAACAACATTACTACGCTGCCTAGTAAACGAATTAGAACAAAAACACGGTATCGTGAAATGGTCTGAAAATGCGTCTATTGGTTACTGCCCACAAGACAGCACTGCAGATTTCGACAACGACTTAAGCATCTTCGATTGGATTTCACAGTGGCGTACAACCAAGCACGATGACTTGATGGTACGTGGTATTTTAGGCCGCCTTCTATTTACAGCTGATGATGCCAACAAAAAAGCCAAGAACTGTTCTGGTGGTGAAAAGAACCGTCTATTGTTTGGTAAGTTAATGATGCAAGACATCAACGTACTCGTGATGGACGAACCAACGAACCACATGGATATGGAAGCGATTGAAGCACTTAACAACGCACTGAAAGGTTATGAAGGTACGCTTATTTTTGTAAGCCATGACCGTGAGTTCGTTTCGTCGCTTGCAACATCTATCATTGATGTGAAGGATAAGCAGCTAGTGAACTTCCAAGGTACTTTCGATGAATACCTTGCACACCAGAAAAAAATGCTCGCAATCGCATAGAGACAGCATTTTAATCTCGCGTTTTTAAACCAAAGAGGCCACTGAATTCAGTGGTCTTTTTTTATCATTAAAATACTACCCAGCACTTGCCTTACAACCAATAACTAGAACCAATCGGTCTATTATCCCTACCGTTTGTTGAGCACTCAAATAAAAAATATTAATAAACTTTCAAAAAATGACACAGCGGCATAAAAATGCTAAATAGTACTTACGGTTGTAAATAATAGCCTTGAATCGCCATTTCCTAAAATATAATGCTACTCAATGCACATTAATGGCTAATTCACTACAACAGGCTAACCGTTCGCAAACACACAGCTGGATACACAAAATGAAATTAATATTGAAACTGATCGCCGGTATTGTCGCCGGTATCTTACTTGGCTTTTTTGCTCCCGATGAAATCGTTCGCATACTGCTGACCGTTAAATCGATTGGTGGACAACTGATTGGGTTTACCATCCCCCTCATCATTCTTTTTTACATCACCAGTGGAATTGCAAGCTTACCGAAAAACTCGGGTAACTTGCTGGGTAAAACCGTGGCACTGTCATACGGTTCAACGATTATTGCAGGCAGCTTAGCGTTTATCGTTGCTAGCTCTGTTATTACTGGTATTCCAAGCCCAGACCAAACCACTGTTGATGCTGGCGCTAAACTAACCAGCTTTATCAGCCTAGAAATTCCACCAATGTTTGGCGTAATGACAGCACTAGCTACCGCTTTCTTATTTGGTTTAGGCATCAGTGTCACTAACAGTGTTCGCCTAAAAGAAATTGCCGATGATGGCCGTAGTATCATTGATCTGCTGTTATCTAAAGTCATCATTCCACTACTGCCGTTCTACATTTCAGGCATTTTTGCCGAAATGGCAGCGGAAGGCACAGTCTTTACAACCCTGAAAACATTTGGCGTTGTTTTAGCATTGGCTGTATTCATGCACTGGGTATGGATCACCATCCAATACACAATCACTGGTTTAGCATTAGGCATGTCTCCAATTAAGCTGATCAAGAACATGCTTCCAGCGTACTTCACCGCAATTGGTACTATGTCTTCTGCTGCAACAATCCCTGTTACCTTGCGCCAAACCAAAAACAACGGTGTGGATGAATCTATTGCTAACTTCACCATTCCACTGTGTGCCACTATCCACCTGTCAGGCTCTACTATTACGCTCGTCACCTGTTCAACAGCAGTGATGGCGCTTAGCCAACACATTGCGCTGCCTTCGTTGCTAGAAATGTTGCCTTTTATCATGATGCTAGGCATTACCATGATCGCAGCACCAGGTGCACCGGGTGGCGGTGTCATGGCGGCATTAGGATTAATGGCGTCTATGCTTGGTTTTGGTGAAGCCGAACTGGCACTGATGATTGCGCTATACATGGCTCAAGATAGCTTTGGCACTGCATGTAACATTACAGGTGATGGGGCGATTTCACTTTGGGTCAATAAATTTGCTCAAAAACAACCTGCATCTACCGCGGAAACACAAACTGCTAAGTAATCAAATTGTAGCTTGATTGATAACATAAACCGCTGACTGTTCAGCGGTTTTTTGTATCTACAAAATGAAATCACACTCAATAAAGGGCAGAGAAAATAAATACAAAAAGAAGGAATACGAAGAAACCACCTGATAGTTCCAACTTATGAAGAGTTTGACCATCAAAGACGTCGATCTCTTCTTTATCAAAACAAAATGCTTTGTCTATTTCTGAAATAAAGGCTTGGTGCTCAACTAATCTCATACACTTCCCCATTCAAGTTTAAAACATAGAGGTATGGTCTTACGCTTATCGATAATGACATCAAACAGGTCCAACCAGATAGGTGTTATCATCCATTGTACACCTTTGGCACTTTTTGATAATGACGTAATACTTGAAATCAACATTCGGTCTAACCGAATTGAATAAGGTGAAAGTAGCCCCTACTTAATGTGGCATAAATACGTTAAAATACCGCGCTATTATCTTAGCTCTGAGCCCTTTATATTAATGACTACTGCCACAACGCCAGCCAACTTCGCGGAACTTGGCCTTATTTCACCTCTTTTAAATCGATTAACTGAGCTGGAATACCAACAGCCAACCCCTATTCAAGCGCAAGTTATTCCAAGTGTCTTAGTAGGACGTGACTTAATTGCAGGCGCTAACACTGGCTCGGGTAAAACAGCGGCTTTTGCATTACCTATCTTGCAGCACCTTGCGACACAGAGTGATCGCTCTACTGGCGGAAAAGGTAATTACGTTAGTGGACTAATTTTGGTTCCTACCCGTGAACTTGCTAAGCAAGTTGCTGATAGCATTAAGTCTTACGCTACGCATTTTAATGGGGCGATTAAAACCGTTGCTGTTTTCGGTGGTGTGTCAGCGAATACTCAAATGCTTGCACTACGTGGCGGTACAGATATTTTGGTTGCAACGCCAGGCCGTTTACTTGATCTGATTTCAAGTAATGCGATTAAGCTTGATAAGGTTAAAACCTTAGTGCTTGATGAAGCCGACCGCATGTTAAGCCTTGGTTTTACCGAAGAACTAGCGGAATTATTGGCACTGCTACCGAAGAAAAAGCAAACCTTGCTATTCTCGGCAACATTCCCAGAGCAAGTACAAACGTTAACGCAAGAGCTGCTAAACGACCCTATCGAAGTTCAGCTACAAAGTTCTGACGCCAGCACCTTAGTACAACGCGTATTTAACGTGAACAAAGGTGAGAAAACAGCCGTACTCGCACATTTGATCCAACAGCATCAATGGCGACAAGCACTGATTTTCGTGAATGCTAAAAACAGCTGTGAACACTTAGCGGATAAACTTCACAAACGTGGCATTAATGCAGAAGTATTCCACGGTGATAAAGGCCAAGGCGCCCGTACTCGCGTACTTGATGCGTTTAAATCTGGTGAAATTGAAGTATTAATTGCGACAGATATCGCGGCTCGTGGTTTAGACATTGAAAAACTGCCAGTAGTAATCAACTTTGATTTACCACGCAGCCCATCAGACTACATGCACCGCATCGGTCGTAGTGGTCGTGCGGGTGAAGTCGGCTTAGCATTATCACTGCTTGATTATGAAGATTACCATCACTTCAAAGTCATCGAGAAGAAGAACAAGATCCGTCTTGAGCGTGAACAAGTTGAAGGCTTCGAAGTGGATGAAAACATCACAGCAGAACTTCTAGCGGCCATTAAACCTGTGGCGAAGCCTGAAGGCACAGGTAAGAAAAAGCGTAAAAACAAAGCATCATCAAATGCCGATGTTTGGTTAAACAACTTTTAATCTACCCTCTTTCCGAGAGCGCTTTTAAATCACCGACTGAGCCCAGCACTTGCTGGGCTTTCTTATATGCGGTGACTATAGCTATAGCGATTCAGCTAACGATTCGAATGCTTGAACTCTTGCCTTTGAGGTTTCACGAGCGGCATTGGATGCGCTATCAGCCGAAGAGAAAGTAGCAATGACGACATTCTTTTCTTGGTTGATATAAAGGAACTGGCCAAATACCCCTCGAAAGGTCGCAATGTTTTTCTCGGAGTCATGTACCCAAAGGAAGTTTTTATAACCCTCTAGGTGTGGGTCAAACACTGCACTATCCGCGTT containing:
- a CDS encoding ABC-F family ATPase, which gives rise to MISTANITMQFGAEPLFENISAKFGNGNRYGLIGANGCGKSTFMKILSGALTPSSGNVSITPGLKLGVLSQDQFAFEQHNVIDVVIMGDRKLWEVKKERDRIYSLPEMSEEDGMKVAELESEFAEMDGYTAESRAGDILLQAGIEEEFHFGLMQQVAPGWKLRVLLAQALFANPDILLLDEPTNNLDIHTINWLAEELNQRKCTMIIISHDRHFLNSVCTHMADIDYGELRIYPGNYEYFLEASGLIREQLLAGNAKKAAEISELQDFVNRFGANASKAKQASSRAKKMDKIKLDEVKSTSRISPSIDFGEGKKLHRQALELQDLGHGFDDGLLFEKGNLLLEAGTRLAVIGENGVGKTTLLRCLVNELEQKHGIVKWSENASIGYCPQDSTADFDNDLSIFDWISQWRTTKHDDLMVRGILGRLLFTADDANKKAKNCSGGEKNRLLFGKLMMQDINVLVMDEPTNHMDMEAIEALNNALKGYEGTLIFVSHDREFVSSLATSIIDVKDKQLVNFQGTFDEYLAHQKKMLAIA
- a CDS encoding dicarboxylate/amino acid:cation symporter; this translates as MKLILKLIAGIVAGILLGFFAPDEIVRILLTVKSIGGQLIGFTIPLIILFYITSGIASLPKNSGNLLGKTVALSYGSTIIAGSLAFIVASSVITGIPSPDQTTVDAGAKLTSFISLEIPPMFGVMTALATAFLFGLGISVTNSVRLKEIADDGRSIIDLLLSKVIIPLLPFYISGIFAEMAAEGTVFTTLKTFGVVLALAVFMHWVWITIQYTITGLALGMSPIKLIKNMLPAYFTAIGTMSSAATIPVTLRQTKNNGVDESIANFTIPLCATIHLSGSTITLVTCSTAVMALSQHIALPSLLEMLPFIMMLGITMIAAPGAPGGGVMAALGLMASMLGFGEAELALMIALYMAQDSFGTACNITGDGAISLWVNKFAQKQPASTAETQTAK
- a CDS encoding DEAD/DEAH box helicase, whose product is MTTATTPANFAELGLISPLLNRLTELEYQQPTPIQAQVIPSVLVGRDLIAGANTGSGKTAAFALPILQHLATQSDRSTGGKGNYVSGLILVPTRELAKQVADSIKSYATHFNGAIKTVAVFGGVSANTQMLALRGGTDILVATPGRLLDLISSNAIKLDKVKTLVLDEADRMLSLGFTEELAELLALLPKKKQTLLFSATFPEQVQTLTQELLNDPIEVQLQSSDASTLVQRVFNVNKGEKTAVLAHLIQQHQWRQALIFVNAKNSCEHLADKLHKRGINAEVFHGDKGQGARTRVLDAFKSGEIEVLIATDIAARGLDIEKLPVVINFDLPRSPSDYMHRIGRSGRAGEVGLALSLLDYEDYHHFKVIEKKNKIRLEREQVEGFEVDENITAELLAAIKPVAKPEGTGKKKRKNKASSNADVWLNNF